In the genome of Nitrospira sp., the window CAACTAACCTCGAGAGGGAGGACTTATGAAGAAGGTGACCGTCTTGTTTTCTCTGAGCTTGATCAGCGCAGCGTATCTCAGCCTCACGGGCTGTCAGATCGTGGCGTCTCCGATGGCGGGTGGAATCTACAATGAAACGAAGTACGGCGATGTGGCCACGACCCACAACAGCGCCACGAAGGAAGGCAAGGCTTGCGGTACGTCCATCCTCGGCTGGGTGGCGACCGGTGATGCCAGCGTCTCGGCGGCGAAAGC includes:
- a CDS encoding TRL-like family protein, which translates into the protein MKKVTVLFSLSLISAAYLSLTGCQIVASPMAGGIYNETKYGDVATTHNSATKEGKACGTSILGWVATGDASVSAAKAAGGITTVASVDHSAKNILGILGEWCTIVKGS